A genomic stretch from Argiope bruennichi chromosome 2, qqArgBrue1.1, whole genome shotgun sequence includes:
- the LOC129959279 gene encoding out at first protein-like: protein MMFHVAYTKIIIFIFVVIYNLDNLKNCECQLVINVKNQGGDIVQESITSNITEDTITLEFQRPEGTLITQFVDFRSEVQIFRVLVLGEEERGQSQYQVLCFVTQLTKNDFISADAMSKLRQRNPGAVRQPEEDRGRELLEMDLSVELDKSSVISPHLPNLCEEATHSAYAREVDLRSWASPKALSRDIVTLTSAVKRSPPPKPVRCNENSNLWQPCQCRLEICVGWYPCGLKYCRGKDSSGKAISYRCGIKTCRKCRAFEFFVQQKQQCLWDE from the exons ATGATGTTTCATGTAGCGTATACTAAAATAATCATCTTCATATTTGTAGtgatttataatttagataatttgaaGAATTGTGAGTGCCAACTTGTTATCAATGTAAAAAATCAAGGAGGTGATATTGTTCAGGAGTCTATTACTTCTAACATTACAGAGGATACGATCACATTGGAATTTCAGCGGCCGGAAGGAACCTTAATTACTCAATTTGTAGACTTTAGATCG gaGGTTCAAATCTTCCGTGTCCTTGTATTGGGTGAAGAGGAGAGAGGTCAAAGCCAGTACCAAGTGCTGTGCTTTGTGACTCAACTCACTAAGAATGATTTTATATCTGCTGATGCTATGTCCAAGCTCAGACAG CGTAACCCTGGTGCAGTACGCCAGCCAGAAGAGGACAGGGGTCGAGAACTCCTGGAGATGGATTTGAGTGTAGAGTTGGATAAGTCTTCCGTCATCTCTCCCCATCTTCCCAACCTCTGTGAAGAGGCCACCCACTCCGCCTATGCAAGGGAGGTAGACTTGCGATCATGGGCCAGCCCCAAAG CTCTTAGTAGAGACATTGTGACCTTGACTTCAGCTGTTAAGCGCTCTCCACCTCCCAAGCCCGTCCGTTGCAATGAGAACAGTAATTTGTGGCAACCCTGCCAGTGCCGTCTAGAAATATGTGTTGGTTGGTATCCATGTGGTCTTAAATATTGTCGTGGAAAGGACTCCTCTGGTAAAGCTATCAGTTACCGATGTGGCATTAAAACATGTCGCAAATGCCGTGCATTTGAGTTCTTCGTTCAGCAGAAACAGCAATGCTTATGGGATGAGTGA